One Drechmeria coniospora strain ARSEF 6962 chromosome 01, whole genome shotgun sequence genomic region harbors:
- a CDS encoding dynein light chain, with protein MAAPPVPLNRLKQIASDVCASAIGNAEFYDHAKTEQWNSTIINSMLKAVISESTPQGASSPGFKFACNSTIVQHLVPTSSLNKARGGTESKAAEAKVSTSSDATATDGKPHVGRRGMHSATGAYWDEKKDGMWTFKYDGGEGKGMDVVVMLIWIAI; from the exons ATGGCCGCTCCT CCTGTCCCCCTCAACCGACTCAAGCAAATCGCCAGCGAT GTCTGCGCTAGCGCCATCGGGAATGCCGAGTTCTACGACCACGCAAAGACGGAGCAATGGAACTCCACCATCATC AACTCGATGCTGAAAGCCGTCATCTCCGAGTCCACGCCCCAGggcgcctcctcgcccgGCTTCAAGTTCGCCTGCAACAGCACCATCGTCCAGCACCTGGTCCCCACCTCATCGCTGAACAAGGCCCGCGGCGGCACAGAGAGCAAGGCGGCGGAAGCAAAGGTCTCGACGAGCTCAGatgcgacggcgacggatggCAAGCCtcacgtcggccgacgaggaatgCACAGCGCGACGGGTGCGTACTGGGACGAGAAGAAGGACGGCATGTGGACCTTCAAATACGACGGCGGTGAGGGCAAGGGCatggacgtcgtcgtcatgctcaTCTGGATTGCCATTTGA